One genomic region from Halococcus qingdaonensis encodes:
- a CDS encoding DUF7470 family protein gives MLDKLGLAGIVGVLCCLGGLAVIAYVAPVVAGGLALVLIGLVLVVRSLLSGMLSAFGMDGMI, from the coding sequence ATGCTCGACAAACTGGGACTCGCCGGCATCGTCGGTGTTCTCTGCTGTCTCGGCGGGTTGGCCGTCATCGCGTACGTCGCGCCGGTCGTCGCCGGCGGGCTGGCGCTCGTCCTGATCGGTCTCGTGCTCGTCGTGCGTAGCCTCCTCTCCGGAATGCTCTCGGCCTTTGGAATGGACGGAATGATCTAG
- the eif1A gene encoding translation initiation factor eIF-1A produces the protein MSDGGSQTGLRMPQEDELFAVVTGMLGANRIEVRCMDGTDRTARIPGRMQKRVWIREDDVVLVSPWDWQDEKADVEWRYDKADADRLREEGHVQG, from the coding sequence ATGAGCGACGGTGGCAGTCAAACAGGTCTCCGGATGCCCCAGGAGGACGAACTGTTCGCCGTCGTCACGGGCATGCTCGGAGCCAACAGGATCGAGGTCCGGTGTATGGACGGCACCGACCGCACCGCACGGATCCCGGGCCGGATGCAAAAGCGCGTCTGGATTCGCGAGGACGACGTCGTGCTCGTCTCGCCGTGGGACTGGCAGGACGAGAAGGCCGACGTCGAGTGGCGCTACGACAAAGCCGACGCCGATCGATTGCGCGAGGAGGGTCACGTCCAGGGCTAG
- the rnz gene encoding ribonuclease Z, producing the protein MQMTFLGTGGAVPTTRRNTSALMVRREGERLLFDCGEGTQRQMMRFGTGFSVSHVFLSHLHGDHVLGLPGLCQTFDFNDREEALAIHTPPGTKSAVENLVGVTGARPGYPIRVHEVQPGGVALRDEEYEVRAFETDHRTRSVGYALVEDDRKGRFDRERAEELGVPAGPLFSELHEGNAVELDDGTVIEPDQVVGPPRPGRRIVYTGDTRPTAATVEAADDADLLVHEATFGEDRSERAGKTGHSTARQAAELATRAGAKRLALTHVSSRYAGESDRLAAEAREIFDDAFLPDDGDDIEIPYPDG; encoded by the coding sequence ATGCAGATGACGTTTCTCGGGACAGGTGGCGCAGTCCCGACGACCCGGCGCAACACGAGCGCCCTCATGGTTCGCCGCGAGGGCGAGCGCCTCCTCTTCGACTGCGGCGAGGGCACCCAGCGCCAGATGATGCGCTTCGGTACCGGCTTCTCGGTCTCGCACGTCTTCTTGAGTCATCTCCACGGCGATCACGTGCTCGGACTCCCGGGACTCTGCCAGACCTTCGATTTCAACGATCGCGAGGAGGCGCTGGCCATCCACACGCCCCCCGGAACCAAATCGGCGGTCGAAAACCTCGTCGGCGTCACCGGCGCGCGCCCCGGTTACCCCATCCGAGTCCACGAGGTACAGCCGGGCGGCGTCGCGCTCCGCGACGAAGAGTACGAGGTGCGTGCCTTCGAGACCGACCATCGAACTCGATCGGTGGGTTACGCACTCGTCGAGGACGATCGGAAGGGACGATTCGATCGCGAACGCGCCGAGGAGCTCGGCGTTCCGGCGGGCCCGCTGTTCTCGGAGCTCCACGAGGGGAACGCGGTCGAACTCGACGACGGTACCGTGATCGAACCCGATCAAGTCGTGGGACCGCCCCGTCCCGGACGGCGTATCGTCTACACCGGCGACACCCGGCCCACGGCTGCGACCGTCGAGGCCGCCGACGACGCCGATCTGCTAGTCCACGAAGCGACCTTCGGCGAGGACCGGTCGGAACGCGCCGGGAAAACCGGCCACTCGACCGCGCGGCAGGCCGCCGAACTCGCCACTCGCGCCGGCGCAAAACGCCTCGCGCTCACGCACGTCTCCTCGCGCTACGCCGGCGAGAGCGACCGACTCGCGGCCGAAGCGCGCGAGATCTTCGACGACGCCTTCCTTCCCGACGACGGCGACGACATCGAGATCCCCTATCCCGACGGATAA
- a CDS encoding DUF460 domain-containing protein, with amino-acid sequence MPTAALSIGVSSRISALDAVVFGVDVQSGDVRGDAPSYAVVAFDGENFDRDVVSHRKLQRLVDREEPAILATDNVYELATDKDHLVRFLGSLPDETKLVQVTGDEQPEPLSRVANRHGVPYGKKPMKEAEAAARLAAANVGYEVSAFTDTTEVKVARGRSTGSGGWSEDRFTRRIHGSVKRRARDVATALDEAGLDYTMDETEKYGGYANAVFTVEARPSDIPVSRNRSGDTRVEIERVRRDGIEFRPLAKRRDHVLVGIDPGTTTAVAIVGLDGQVLDVLSTRTADTAAVTEWIIERGRPVVIAADVEPMPSTVEKIRRSFSAAGWIPEHDLPIDEKQHRTREEGYDNDHERDALAAAFHAFDDYEDTFERIAGKVPPRIETGTVIARVVAGEEPVEGVLEDLADDDGAEESEETHEPRELTAEEQRIKDLEARVERLDSHVDDLEATIEEKDETIAEYERELTDARREERREARERREVDRLERENEQLERKLDAQREETQEIEAKLDRLKELWRLDHSNFADVAEKRQGLVPVKPVEKFTTSALRAADERWELAPGDVVYLRDASGAGRSTAETLVEREPRLVLKSGGLSEVAREILFENEVPTAPAEEVTIEELDDLAVARENEVEDAIDGWRDRADERRKSQTGEMVDKLISEHRADSEVRSVRES; translated from the coding sequence ATGCCGACAGCCGCCCTATCGATCGGCGTGAGTAGTCGCATCAGCGCGCTCGATGCGGTGGTGTTCGGCGTCGACGTCCAGAGCGGGGACGTCCGCGGTGACGCGCCCTCCTACGCCGTCGTGGCGTTCGACGGCGAGAACTTCGACCGCGATGTCGTCTCGCATCGCAAACTCCAACGGCTCGTCGATCGCGAGGAGCCGGCCATCCTCGCCACCGACAACGTCTACGAGCTCGCGACCGACAAGGACCACCTCGTCCGCTTTCTGGGCAGTCTACCCGACGAGACCAAACTGGTCCAGGTCACCGGCGACGAGCAGCCCGAACCCCTCTCGCGGGTGGCGAACCGCCATGGAGTTCCCTACGGCAAGAAGCCGATGAAGGAGGCCGAGGCCGCCGCCCGCCTCGCCGCCGCCAACGTAGGCTACGAAGTCTCGGCGTTCACCGACACGACCGAGGTGAAGGTCGCACGCGGGCGTTCGACGGGCAGCGGTGGCTGGTCGGAGGACCGCTTCACGCGCCGGATCCACGGATCGGTCAAGCGCCGCGCCCGCGATGTCGCCACCGCGCTCGACGAGGCGGGACTCGACTACACGATGGACGAAACGGAGAAATACGGTGGCTACGCGAATGCCGTCTTCACCGTCGAGGCGCGCCCATCGGACATCCCCGTCTCGCGGAACCGCTCGGGCGACACCAGGGTGGAGATCGAGCGCGTCAGGCGCGATGGGATCGAGTTCCGCCCGCTCGCCAAGCGCCGCGATCACGTGCTCGTCGGCATCGACCCCGGGACGACCACGGCCGTCGCCATCGTCGGACTCGACGGACAGGTGTTGGACGTGCTGAGCACCAGAACCGCCGATACGGCCGCCGTCACCGAGTGGATCATCGAGCGTGGTCGGCCAGTGGTGATCGCCGCGGACGTCGAGCCGATGCCCTCCACGGTGGAGAAGATTCGCCGGAGCTTCTCGGCGGCGGGCTGGATCCCCGAGCACGATCTGCCCATCGACGAGAAACAACACCGCACCCGCGAGGAGGGGTACGACAACGACCACGAGCGCGACGCGCTGGCGGCCGCCTTCCACGCGTTCGACGATTACGAGGACACCTTCGAGCGCATCGCGGGGAAGGTGCCGCCACGGATCGAGACCGGGACCGTCATCGCGCGCGTGGTCGCCGGCGAGGAGCCGGTCGAAGGGGTCCTGGAGGATCTCGCCGACGACGATGGTGCCGAGGAGAGCGAGGAGACCCACGAGCCGCGCGAACTCACCGCCGAGGAACAGCGCATCAAAGACCTCGAAGCGCGTGTCGAGCGCCTCGATTCGCACGTCGACGACCTCGAAGCGACGATCGAGGAAAAGGACGAGACAATCGCCGAGTACGAGCGCGAACTCACGGACGCACGGCGCGAGGAACGCCGCGAGGCCAGGGAGCGCCGCGAGGTCGACAGACTGGAGCGCGAAAACGAACAGTTAGAGCGGAAACTCGACGCACAGCGCGAGGAGACGCAGGAGATCGAGGCGAAGCTCGATAGATTGAAAGAACTCTGGCGGCTCGACCACTCGAACTTCGCCGACGTCGCCGAGAAGAGACAGGGGCTCGTCCCCGTCAAACCAGTAGAAAAGTTCACCACGAGCGCGCTCCGGGCGGCCGACGAGCGCTGGGAGCTCGCACCCGGCGACGTCGTCTACCTGCGCGATGCGAGCGGTGCGGGCCGTTCGACCGCCGAAACCCTCGTCGAGCGCGAGCCACGCCTCGTACTCAAATCGGGTGGTCTCTCGGAGGTCGCCCGCGAAATCCTGTTCGAGAACGAGGTGCCGACCGCACCCGCCGAGGAGGTGACGATCGAGGAACTCGACGATCTCGCGGTCGCGCGCGAAAACGAGGTCGAGGACGCCATCGACGGCTGGCGCGACCGTGCAGACGAGCGCCGGAAATCCCAGACCGGCGAGATGGTCGACAAGCTCATCAGCGAACATCGAGCCGACAGCGAGGTACGGAGCGTTCGAGAATCGTGA
- the rio1 gene encoding serine/threonine-protein kinase Rio1 has protein sequence MSDEYGLLDEEATDAPGDEWENLDVTDTEADRTARTQDREFAKFRERIKDADQFKVEGGVFDEATLGALYKLVQDGHIDALGGPISTGKEAHVFLASAGDCDVAVKIYRINASDFTQMRRYLEGDPRFDEIGGKKKAVVLAWTRKEFANLKRAKRAGLRVPEPIAVERNALVMEFLGTDGERARRLSELQLENPDTAYEVIVEYMRRLYGAGLVHGDLSEYNILVHDSQLWVLDLGQAVTVHHPNSREFLERDCENVASFFARQGLDTDGESLLADVTAARED, from the coding sequence GTGAGCGACGAGTATGGCCTGCTCGACGAGGAGGCGACCGACGCGCCGGGCGACGAATGGGAGAACCTCGACGTCACCGACACCGAGGCCGACCGCACCGCCCGCACGCAGGACCGCGAGTTCGCGAAGTTCCGCGAGCGCATCAAGGACGCCGACCAGTTCAAGGTCGAGGGCGGCGTCTTCGACGAAGCGACGCTCGGCGCGCTCTACAAGCTCGTCCAGGACGGCCACATCGACGCACTCGGCGGGCCGATCTCCACGGGCAAGGAGGCGCACGTCTTCCTCGCAAGCGCCGGCGACTGCGACGTCGCGGTGAAGATCTACCGCATCAACGCGAGTGACTTCACACAGATGCGCCGGTATCTGGAGGGCGACCCGCGCTTCGATGAGATCGGTGGCAAGAAAAAGGCGGTCGTGCTCGCGTGGACACGAAAGGAGTTCGCCAACCTCAAGCGGGCCAAACGGGCGGGACTGCGCGTTCCGGAGCCGATCGCCGTCGAGCGCAACGCCCTCGTGATGGAGTTCCTCGGCACGGACGGCGAGCGCGCCAGACGCCTCTCTGAGCTGCAGCTCGAAAACCCCGATACCGCTTACGAAGTCATCGTCGAATATATGCGTCGACTGTACGGTGCAGGGCTGGTCCACGGCGATCTCTCGGAGTACAACATTCTCGTCCACGACTCGCAGTTATGGGTGCTCGATCTCGGGCAGGCAGTGACGGTCCACCATCCCAACAGTCGGGAGTTCCTCGAACGCGACTGCGAGAACGTGGCGAGCTTCTTCGCCCGACAGGGGCTCGACACTGACGGCGAGTCGCTGCTCGCGGACGTGACGGCCGCGCGCGAAGACTGA
- a CDS encoding KH domain-containing protein encodes MRHVTIPQDRIGVLIGEGGATMRDIEDRAGVRLDIDSETGSVGVESVEDPVQGLKGPDIVRAIGRGFAPEDALTLLDDEMMLLELIDIEAATRNETDLTRKKGRLIGENGRTRELMAELSGASVVIYGSTVGAIGTPEEIEVVRNAVEMILDGAPHGSVYSYLERKHNELKSPGMEYHQYTT; translated from the coding sequence ATGCGACACGTGACGATTCCGCAGGACCGCATCGGCGTCCTCATCGGCGAGGGCGGCGCGACGATGCGCGACATCGAGGACCGTGCGGGCGTTCGTCTCGACATCGACTCCGAGACCGGTTCGGTCGGCGTCGAATCGGTCGAGGACCCGGTGCAGGGGCTGAAGGGTCCCGACATCGTGCGGGCCATCGGCCGTGGGTTCGCTCCCGAAGACGCGCTGACACTGCTCGACGACGAGATGATGCTGCTCGAACTCATCGATATCGAGGCGGCCACGCGCAACGAGACCGATCTCACGCGCAAGAAGGGCCGCCTCATCGGCGAGAACGGCCGGACGCGCGAGCTGATGGCCGAGCTCTCGGGCGCGTCGGTCGTCATCTACGGCAGCACTGTGGGAGCGATCGGCACGCCCGAGGAAATCGAGGTCGTCAGAAACGCCGTCGAGATGATTCTGGATGGCGCGCCCCACGGTTCGGTCTACTCGTACCTCGAACGCAAGCACAACGAACTGAAGAGTCCCGGCATGGAGTACCACCAATACACAACTTAG
- a CDS encoding zinc-dependent alcohol dehydrogenase family protein, with protein MRAVVFQGPEEPMEIEEIDRPEPDADGIVVETEACGVCRSDWHAWKGDWDWIGLMMRPGLVFGHEPVGTVVEVGDDVERIREGDRVTNPFNTSDGTCVHCRAGRANICERSVPMGFLDFQQGAYAEEYPVRVADQNAIKVPDGLDSVDVAGLGCRFATAFHGVAHKVDVDPGDWVAVHGCGGVGLSAIHVADALGANVIGIDLNREALDKAEELGAAEVVKADEVKDVPQQVKGFTASSRGVEVSVDALGIAETCRNSVNSLMAGGQHLQIGLTTSEEGGEVSLPVDTMVQDEREFYGSYGMPPHEYDEMFRMIDHGTIDPGRIVTETIPLEEVPEKVAAFGDYDNVGIPVCNEF; from the coding sequence ATGCGCGCTGTCGTCTTCCAAGGACCCGAAGAACCGATGGAGATCGAGGAGATCGATCGTCCCGAACCCGATGCCGACGGGATCGTCGTCGAGACCGAGGCCTGCGGGGTCTGTCGGTCGGACTGGCACGCCTGGAAGGGCGACTGGGACTGGATCGGGCTGATGATGCGCCCCGGACTGGTCTTCGGCCACGAACCCGTCGGCACGGTCGTCGAGGTCGGCGATGACGTCGAGCGCATCCGGGAGGGCGATCGCGTCACCAACCCGTTCAACACGAGCGACGGCACCTGCGTCCACTGCCGAGCAGGGAGAGCGAACATCTGCGAGCGATCGGTGCCGATGGGCTTTCTCGATTTCCAGCAGGGGGCCTACGCCGAGGAGTACCCCGTCCGCGTCGCCGATCAGAACGCCATCAAGGTTCCCGACGGCCTCGATTCGGTCGACGTCGCCGGGCTGGGCTGTCGGTTCGCCACGGCGTTCCACGGGGTCGCCCACAAGGTCGACGTGGACCCCGGCGACTGGGTCGCGGTCCACGGCTGTGGCGGCGTCGGGCTCTCCGCGATCCACGTCGCCGACGCGCTCGGCGCGAACGTCATCGGTATCGACCTCAATCGAGAGGCGCTCGACAAAGCCGAGGAGCTCGGCGCGGCCGAGGTCGTGAAGGCCGACGAGGTGAAGGACGTTCCACAGCAGGTCAAGGGGTTCACCGCGTCGAGTCGCGGCGTCGAGGTGAGCGTCGATGCGCTGGGTATCGCCGAGACCTGCCGGAACTCCGTCAACAGCCTGATGGCGGGCGGTCAACACCTCCAGATCGGGCTGACGACTTCGGAGGAGGGCGGCGAGGTCTCGCTGCCCGTGGACACGATGGTCCAGGACGAGCGCGAGTTCTACGGCTCTTACGGGATGCCGCCCCACGAGTACGACGAGATGTTCCGGATGATCGACCACGGAACGATCGATCCTGGACGGATCGTCACCGAGACCATCCCGCTCGAAGAGGTGCCCGAGAAAGTCGCCGCCTTCGGCGACTACGACAACGTCGGCATCCCGGTCTGCAACGAATTCTGA
- a CDS encoding DUF6414 family protein: MASEKSPSGELRELIYIDNESVNGHLSSMGVGLETGIDESSGSVEGGRARFFGNINVPGLPLGLGGEGEKYNEETEDIQKQIDITVPYRLQTLREVIETSESTIKNPDEEGVGPGDVVEVTGTVEPMSLFRFELTEDVIIRINEATNIMTDALAEIRGVSPNELAEEDQDAEEDDGNVVGNEAFLEASKKLNNKRVPIRIDTEGGNSFGALLNRKSMTVPETHAFSRPRKYTIFARVERRIGNNESWEPTDTLRLGKHFTNMTEELEDFSDDLKSAAAGHGVKMDDKHVNMDGPGKIVHPIAVYW, translated from the coding sequence ATGGCCTCGGAGAAATCTCCAAGCGGTGAACTTCGTGAACTTATTTACATAGATAACGAAAGTGTGAACGGACATCTATCCTCAATGGGTGTTGGATTAGAAACAGGAATTGACGAGTCGTCTGGTAGCGTCGAAGGCGGACGGGCACGTTTCTTCGGGAATATCAACGTTCCTGGGCTGCCTCTCGGATTAGGGGGTGAAGGGGAGAAGTACAATGAGGAAACGGAAGACATTCAAAAACAAATCGACATCACAGTCCCGTATCGACTGCAAACCTTGCGTGAGGTGATTGAGACATCTGAGTCGACCATCAAGAATCCAGACGAAGAAGGAGTTGGACCTGGTGATGTGGTTGAAGTTACAGGAACTGTAGAGCCAATGTCTCTATTCCGATTTGAACTCACTGAAGATGTGATAATACGCATAAACGAAGCCACAAATATAATGACAGATGCATTAGCTGAAATTCGCGGTGTATCTCCCAATGAATTGGCGGAGGAGGATCAAGATGCTGAAGAAGATGATGGAAATGTAGTCGGTAATGAAGCATTCCTAGAAGCTTCAAAGAAACTCAACAACAAGCGTGTACCGATAAGGATAGACACGGAGGGCGGAAACTCATTTGGCGCACTGCTAAACCGAAAGAGCATGACTGTTCCAGAAACACATGCTTTCTCGCGGCCACGAAAATATACAATATTTGCCCGTGTTGAACGGCGAATTGGTAATAATGAAAGTTGGGAGCCTACAGATACACTTCGATTGGGCAAACACTTTACAAATATGACAGAGGAGTTGGAAGATTTTTCAGATGATCTAAAGTCTGCCGCAGCAGGTCATGGTGTCAAGATGGATGATAAACACGTGAATATGGATGGTCCTGGGAAGATTGTTCATCCTATCGCTGTGTATTGGTGA
- a CDS encoding carbonic anhydrase yields MPNATAAELLARNRDHVEQLSDDYFDDVLDGQSPPVVSLCCADSRVSQEAMWSVEGPGWLFTPANIGNVAWDAEDPSTVDGNLLYPVANTDTRTIAVVGHTGCGAVTAAYGAATDGALPDEPGIRKRVEPLVPIVEDALDSGVTDDEDVVDRLVEYNVREQVAFLDASDEIPDDTLVLGFVYDFHETYGDAPGRTYLVAADGETDPAALRGRIDDDDEIAVRSLL; encoded by the coding sequence ATGCCGAATGCGACAGCCGCCGAACTGCTGGCCCGCAACCGCGACCACGTCGAACAACTCTCGGACGACTACTTCGACGACGTGCTCGACGGCCAATCGCCCCCCGTGGTCTCGCTGTGCTGTGCGGACTCGCGGGTCTCACAGGAGGCCATGTGGAGCGTCGAGGGGCCGGGTTGGCTGTTCACGCCCGCGAACATCGGCAACGTCGCGTGGGACGCGGAGGACCCCTCGACAGTCGACGGTAACCTCCTCTATCCCGTCGCCAACACCGATACGCGCACGATCGCCGTCGTCGGCCACACCGGCTGCGGTGCCGTCACCGCCGCCTACGGGGCTGCCACCGATGGGGCTCTGCCCGACGAACCGGGCATCAGAAAGCGCGTCGAACCGCTCGTGCCCATCGTCGAAGACGCGCTCGATAGCGGCGTCACGGACGACGAGGACGTCGTCGACCGGCTCGTCGAGTACAACGTCCGTGAGCAGGTCGCTTTCCTCGACGCAAGCGACGAAATCCCCGACGACACGCTCGTCCTCGGGTTCGTCTACGATTTCCACGAAACCTACGGCGACGCACCGGGCCGCACCTACCTCGTCGCTGCCGACGGCGAGACCGACCCCGCGGCGCTCCGCGGACGGATCGATGACGATGACGAGATCGCCGTGCGTTCGCTGTTGTGA
- a CDS encoding IS5 family transposase, translating into MQKILFRFVKQAVSIARKLTDAALMQISHPAGNGIAGWKHAVLHFLREHMDATLTEVLDWAEEMERVRAALVLERGEFIGPSALCRSLDRAPMPVWRELLRLSSELLDQSGHAAIDATYFDRREASTHYLKRCDRDIQTVQATFLVDTAQGAVIDVHCSAKWPNGTNVGPQVALRNAGDLLSLAADKGYDDMSFREELRAEDVRPLIKHRVFASYDHAHNARIEDELYNQRSICETVNSVIKRSYGSAVRARSWYRQFREITLTAAVYNLELALKP; encoded by the coding sequence GTGCAGAAGATTCTCTTCCGCTTCGTCAAACAGGCCGTCTCGATCGCACGAAAACTTACTGATGCAGCGCTGATGCAGATCAGCCATCCCGCCGGCAACGGAATTGCCGGCTGGAAGCACGCTGTCCTGCATTTTCTCCGTGAACACATGGACGCGACACTCACCGAAGTCCTCGATTGGGCCGAAGAGATGGAACGCGTACGAGCCGCGCTCGTCCTCGAGCGCGGCGAGTTCATTGGTCCATCCGCACTGTGTAGGTCCCTTGATCGAGCGCCGATGCCCGTTTGGCGAGAGCTGCTCCGACTCTCGTCGGAGCTGCTCGATCAGTCCGGTCACGCTGCCATCGATGCCACCTACTTCGACCGCAGAGAAGCATCGACCCACTATCTCAAGCGGTGTGATCGGGATATACAGACCGTACAAGCGACGTTTCTCGTCGATACCGCGCAGGGCGCGGTTATCGACGTCCACTGCAGTGCGAAGTGGCCCAACGGAACGAACGTTGGCCCGCAGGTCGCCCTGCGGAACGCGGGCGACCTGCTCAGCCTCGCCGCCGACAAGGGCTACGATGACATGAGCTTCCGTGAAGAGTTACGTGCTGAAGACGTGCGTCCGCTGATCAAACACCGTGTCTTCGCATCGTACGATCACGCGCACAACGCGCGGATCGAAGACGAACTCTACAACCAGCGCTCGATCTGTGAGACCGTGAACTCGGTGATCAAGCGCTCGTACGGCTCCGCCGTCCGAGCGCGGTCATGGTACCGCCAGTTCCGTGAGATAACGCTCACCGCTGCGGTCTACAACCTCGAATTGGCTCTCAAACCGTGA
- a CDS encoding SHOCT domain-containing protein — protein sequence MSTVRERAAENATEITSSLIVGLGLLALFTGWSPIPFWVIFAVGFAVVVPTVARLAGEEERSDERNDRDGQWKGSERRHEEPSTKANTEDALETLRERYARGDLTDEQFERKLDALLETDSPENAADWRHRERDRLEEES from the coding sequence ATGAGTACCGTTCGCGAACGCGCCGCCGAGAACGCGACCGAGATCACGTCGTCGCTGATCGTCGGGCTCGGGCTGCTCGCACTGTTCACTGGCTGGTCGCCGATCCCGTTCTGGGTCATCTTCGCCGTCGGTTTCGCCGTCGTCGTGCCAACTGTTGCCAGACTCGCCGGCGAGGAGGAGCGATCGGACGAACGAAACGACCGAGATGGCCAGTGGAAGGGCAGCGAGCGTCGCCACGAGGAACCGTCGACAAAGGCCAATACGGAGGATGCACTCGAAACGTTGCGCGAGCGCTACGCGCGCGGTGATCTCACCGACGAGCAGTTCGAGCGCAAACTCGACGCGCTGCTCGAAACCGACAGTCCGGAGAACGCCGCCGACTGGCGGCATCGTGAACGCGACCGACTCGAAGAGGAATCGTAG
- a CDS encoding GNAT family N-acetyltransferase gives MAPTVRAATVDDIPGIQRVARRGWRETYAFLSEGAVETILDDWYAADELEGPITASENVYLVAEADGIAGYASAAPTANEEAQLYAIYVDPDRWNDGLGTALLDAVRDRLSDLGSRRLRVEVLAENAVGVSFYESRGFERISEREREIGSQTLVEYVYYRDV, from the coding sequence ATGGCACCGACAGTTCGAGCGGCGACCGTCGACGACATCCCCGGGATTCAGCGCGTCGCACGCCGCGGCTGGCGGGAAACGTACGCGTTCCTGAGCGAGGGTGCCGTCGAAACCATCCTCGACGACTGGTATGCGGCCGACGAACTCGAAGGCCCGATCACCGCCTCCGAAAACGTCTATCTGGTCGCCGAAGCGGACGGGATCGCCGGCTATGCGAGCGCCGCGCCGACCGCCAACGAGGAAGCACAGCTCTATGCCATCTACGTCGATCCCGACCGCTGGAACGACGGGCTCGGGACGGCGCTGCTCGACGCCGTTCGCGACCGCCTCTCGGACCTCGGCAGCCGTCGACTGCGCGTCGAGGTACTCGCCGAGAACGCCGTCGGGGTCTCCTTCTACGAATCGCGCGGCTTCGAGCGCATCAGTGAGCGCGAGCGCGAGATCGGCTCGCAGACGCTCGTCGAGTACGTCTACTACCGCGACGTCTGA
- a CDS encoding TetR/AcrR family transcriptional regulator has protein sequence MESEPFGEDPNGTREAIMRATYRALCEHGYAALTIADIGAEFDKSVSLVYHHYEGKDDLLVDFLGYMLDRFRTEVTIENSEDPHEQLRAALAGVRTGPLAADRREFTSALTELRAQAAHDPAFREQIEKTDAFFHERIADIVRTGIEQGVFRDVDPDRVATMMVTAVNGAMLTHVTTDAPVTPAIDELDAYIDSRLVVKDGGGDVESDS, from the coding sequence ATGGAGTCGGAACCCTTCGGCGAGGATCCGAACGGGACCCGCGAGGCGATCATGCGCGCGACCTACCGCGCGCTGTGCGAGCACGGCTACGCGGCCCTGACGATCGCCGACATCGGCGCGGAGTTCGACAAGAGCGTCTCGCTCGTCTATCACCACTACGAGGGCAAGGACGACCTGCTGGTGGATTTTCTGGGCTACATGCTCGATCGGTTCAGAACCGAGGTCACCATCGAGAACAGCGAGGATCCCCATGAACAGCTCCGCGCGGCGCTCGCGGGCGTCCGTACCGGCCCGCTCGCCGCCGACCGCCGCGAGTTCACGAGCGCCCTCACCGAACTGCGAGCACAGGCCGCCCACGACCCGGCCTTTCGCGAGCAGATCGAAAAGACGGACGCGTTCTTCCACGAGCGCATCGCCGACATCGTGCGCACCGGGATCGAACAGGGCGTCTTCCGCGACGTCGATCCCGACCGTGTGGCGACGATGATGGTGACGGCAGTCAACGGCGCGATGCTCACCCATGTGACGACCGACGCGCCGGTGACGCCCGCGATCGACGAACTCGACGCGTATATCGACTCACGACTGGTCGTCAAAGATGGTGGTGGAGACGTCGAAAGCGATTCTTAG